ATCACtgctcatcagggaaatgcaaaatcaTGTATAAAGTTAGAAGCATAGCTGTACCAAGCATTGACAAAGGACAGGTGATGTGTAAACTGTTGCTGGCTGGGGGCCAGTGGGCATGGCCCGCCTGGAAGAGCAGTTGGGAGATACTTAGAAAAGTTGAAGATGCACTTGTGTTACTATCCGGAAACTCAACGTTTAGGTACCCACTCTAGAGAGATTCCCATTCACGTGCACCCAGAAGATATGTGGGAGGGTGTTTGTTGCCACATTGTTTGGGactacaatttaaaaaaggaaaaatgttgttGTTGGTAAGGCTGTGATATTTACACTTTCTTCAgttcataaaatggaatttttcagCATGAATTAATACCAAAGATACAATGTTGACCAAAATAAAGCAAGGTACCAAAGTGATGGCAGCAACTGCTCTGGACAGCCTACCACTGCCATCATGCCAACTGCAGCACTGAGGCGTGGCAGGGGATGCATGCTCCATGGAGCCGGCAGGAGCCAGGGACAAGCGGGAGCTTCACCCCTTCTGAGTTGGGGCAGGAGCTTCCTGGGTGCTGCTGCAGCCACCCAACCTGTGGCTGCACACCCAGGCCTTCCACTCCATGGaacaggcaggagccccaccctcccaggAAGGGCTGCACAGAACTTGGGTGGCTGTAGATTTGAGCCTCCATGTGCTCTTGGGGGTGGGGATAAGGCAGAAGCCTTGCCCTTCTGgttgcagctgcagccacccaaactgTGACTGTAGATCTGGGCTTCCCACTCCACAGAGCAGGCAGAAGCCTtgtgccccacctccccacaaccCACCTCCCTATGTGAAGCTGCACCTGCCCAAACCACGGCTGCCGACTCAGGCATGCCTGAACTCTTGGAAGGCCCCCCTTCCCTGGCAGGCTCAGAAATGCCTGCTCCTGCTGTCTTCCCTCTGCTGTCAGTGCCCGCTCCAATCTCGGAACAAAGTAAGGGCCAAGCATGGGTGCCATGAAGGGCAGCAGTAGGCAGGCAGACTGCTGAGTGGAAGGGGGCAGTCCCTGGTGAGGCCTGACCTGGGAAATTGTGGTGTCTTTTCCAGGCAGCCCATAGCCGCCCATGGACCAATCCACATGCGtttcctcccctctgaagcccataaaagCCCTTGGTTCAGCCAGAGCTGAGCAGACAACTggacaaccagctgcagagaggagctaccctctttCCTTagagcttcagagacctgcaCAGATGTTGGGACtaccagctgcagagagaagctaccctctccagggcctcttCTCTGCTGGGCAGCAGAAGTCAGGACGACCTGCTGCAGAGAAGAGCCACCCTCTCCAAGGCTTCCTTTCTGATGAGCAGCAGAGATGGGGACAACCAGTTGCAAAGAAGAGCTACCCTCTCTAgcgtctcctctctgctgagagctgaacactcattgAATTGACCTGCCAgcagagaggagccacccacTTCACCCACTccaggcctcctctctgctgagagctgaataCTGGATGGGACaacctgcctacagagaggagctactcactgtgggtctcctctgagctgttctaataCTCAGTAAGGCTCCTTttcatcttgctcaccctccacttgtctgcatacctcattcttcctggatgcagggcAAGAACTCAGACAAaggtgccaccagccacagaCACTTCCAGCCAGAAAAGTGACACACAAAAGATCCCATAACATTTTGGGGGCTCATCTGGGATCTCTGGAAAGGTGAGTAAAAGTGGATCTGCTTTTTATCCACATTTAACAatagttaaaatgaaagaaaaatactgagcATCTGTCAGCCAGTTAAAAGTGACTAGCGCGGCTGGCAAACTTATGACACAGAGAGAAGGCTTACTGGAAAGGACACCATCAATCCCCCATCACCCTCAGGTGTTGGGAATGTTGGCTTTGCTCCAAACCAGTTTCCCTTCACAGAGGTCTAGCTGTCCCGTGGGACCAGAAGGAGGTCCTAGGGCAATCGAAGGTATCTGGCTGAGGCTACACCTTGGTGTTATCCAAAGGCCCGTGAACTAACTCCAGTCCCCAACCACCTGTTAGGGTGTCAGCAAAGGACCTctggttttccttccttccttccttccttccttccttccttccttccttccttccttccttccttccttcttcttcctccttcctttctcctctttctgttttttttttttctttctttctttcttcttttttctttcttctttcttcttctttctttctttctttctttctttcttctttctttctttctttcttttctttctttcctttctttttctttcttttttcttcttttcttttctttctttcttctctctttttttttctttctttcttttgcttttcttttttcttttttttctttccttttccctttcttttcttttgttttttttttcttttttttttttttttctttcttttccccttttcttttctttttcttttctttcttttcttttctttcttctttcttattttctttttctctttctttctttcttctttctttttcttcttctttctcttcttttttctttctcttctttcttgggtGTCTTGGTTCCTGTCTCTCCTTTATACAATGTTAAACGTTAAGAATGTTGTTGTAAACCATAGAAATATTGCTGGGGAATGAGCATTTGGTTTAGTCATCAGGAGCGTAAATGAGAACAATGTGGTGTCTGTCTGTTCTTAGAAGCTAGAAGAATATAATGATTGAgagttttctttctcctgctgaaGGAACCCATATGCATAGGACAAGAGGCTTTTTCCCCAGGCACCTTCCCCTCCCCTACACTTAAGTTGTCATTTTGGGAGGAATCTCATGAGGCCAGGTTCCCTATTTCCAGGACTTCCTTTCTCTCCCGTGTTTGAAGAGGACCTGGTCCCACAGCTCCACCTGTTTATGATAGGGAAGCAATGGAGGGGTTGCCTTGCTGGTTACTGGCTTCAATTTGGTGAGGGCCAACTGAGACTAATTTAATGGatccatacaccctcctgagGCATCTTTTTCCCAAGTTTTGGTTTGAGGCCCTAGAAAGGAAACTAGATCTGAGAGATTCAAAGGCATAAGACAGAAGTCTAGGGCACAGCACAGGTGAGCATGACTAATTCATGTTGATTAGGGCCCTTCTGCTTCATGGATGGAGGTCATGCTCACATCCATGGCACAGATGAGGTCTAGGGAACTCAAAGGTTACTGACAGCAGGAGGCTTAGGCACAACACAGGTGAGTGTGAATATTCCTGCTGGCTATGCCTCCTCTGTCTTCATGGGTGAAGGTTGCACCTGCACCCACAGTCAGCACCTGCACAGGTCACTGGAACTCAGGGATATAAGgtcagaagaaagaaatgggacACTTTCTTTGTCTCCCTCACATACCCCGGGTATTCACtggaaggaaaaggaacaaaggaatGCCTTTTTCCCTCTTATCAGATGGGTAACCAACCATCTTCAGCCTGCACTCCCCTTGAGTGTATTCTGAATCACTGAGACCCCTCTGACCCTCAGACtgtagagagagaggaaaaaacctttttcctcctctgtcctctcttccaGATGGGTTACCAACCATCTTCAGCCTGCATTCCTCTAGAATGTATCCTGAATCATTGGGACTACTTAGACCCTCAGACTCTGAAGAAAAAGCACCACCCCCATACTCCTTTTGCACATATTCCTGATTTCATCCGCTTAGGGTATGGCCAAATTTTGTTCTGCAGGGAGGAGAAGCGTGAGCTCAGGATGGAAGCATTAATTTCAGTACCATTCTGCAGCTGGACTTTTTCTGTAGAAGTGAAGGCAAATGGGCTAGAATTTCATGTATGCATGCTTTCTTTGCCTTGCAAGGTAGTCTGGACCTTTGCCAACATTGTAGGATTGATTCAGCCCTCCTAGTGGCCATCTCAGGAGAGACTTCAGGCAGAATCCCAGGGAACTAGGGAATAGCAAAAGTTACCCACCCATACAAGTCACCTAGAGACGTTTTGAATACTCTGTTGCCTATGCCAGACCCTAAGCTGGTGAAATCCACCCCTCTGAGGTGGTTTGAAATGGATTGACCATTATCCACCTCTCAACTCCCCAGCTGATTCCTATGGATATGCAAAATGGAAAGCCTTTCAACAAGATGGTGGAGGGGTAGCAGCCTGGAAGCTGTACTGGGGACAGACTTGACTCAGGaataaacagaaagccaaacagaCTCATAGCAATGTGCCCAATTCCAATAAAACTGAGAAGATTAAGGAGCTAACCCTCTCCCCAAAATGGGTCAGCCCCTCCTTTCTCCACAAGTGAGTAAATGGAGACATGTATTTTGGATACCTTAGTTTTGGATAAAAAGACTCaacattgtaaaaatatttttttacttaaattaaATGTTCAACAAACCCACTTCTATTCAAAATATTACTAACAGTTTTGGATGCCTGACAAAAATGGCTTGTggtggaatatttttaaagcattgacagatgtttattttctttgcaatttaTTTTACTCTGTTATGTTGGGGACTGCTATTTGCTACATTGTATCCATTCTCCACTTCTTCCTTAAGACAGACCCAGATATTACTTGGAGAAGCAATGAGTTCGAAAATTttgtttcccttcctcccttgcaGCCAGGCATGACCATGTAACAGTTTGGGCTGCTGAGCCAGAAGAGAAAGAGTACTAGAGCTAGACTTCCAGGAAGGCTGCTCTAAGAAAGATGACTCAGAGGTTGCTTTTTTAGTTTTGAGGGTTTTTTCCCCTCTATTTCCTGCTTCTTGGAACTAAGATATGATGTCTGGAACTCCAGCAGCCATTTTGGATCATGAGGTGACTGTGAGACTAGAAGTCACACCCTAGAATGGAGCACCAAGACGAAAGCTCCTAAAGCTGCCATATAAGACCTGGACTTCAAACCAGCAAGCTTCTTCCATTTGTGAGAGAAATAAGTTTAAGTTTTGTTTCAGCCAGtgttatctttgttttctgttatgaGCCACTAAATGTGATCCCACTTGTTACCCACAGTCATTCTCCCAACATCCTAGACCCATTAATAGCATTCTACACTCACATTCCATCAGTGGTGCAAGATTATGACACAATTTTAAATTCAAAGGTGATTTAAATGATTTTGCAATTCTGTGCTGCTGAGATATGTGCTTTTTTTAACTTGCAAAATATACTATTGAAatctatagtttaaaaaaaatgagtctTGAAATCCTAGTTTTTGCTTACCAAAATCCAAAGCCTCAAAGCACATTCTGGGGAGAAGGTTTTGCTACAGAGAAGAGGCATTAAAGGATCTTTGACTATCTGGGCCGCATTGTACCCACTCTGCAGGACAAGATGAGCTCCTGAGCTGGAGGGAGGAAGACAGTTGGGGAGAAAATGGGAGTGTTCGGTGCAGAAAGGGGGCCTGGGACTTGTCCATTTGACCAGAAGTTGATAGAAGTGGGAGGGAAATGACAGAGCAAAGAAAAGCAGGACAATGGGTCATGAGCTAGAATCCTGCCATCTTTGAGTAAAGAGTGGAGGTACATGGGTTTTGGGGGGCATCTTGGCAAAGGGCCCTGAGGCAGGCAGTGGGATCTCTACCTACCTGAGGGCAGGGGGTCATCCAAGTTCTCCTTGGAAGACTTGAGTCATCTGGAAGATCAGAAGACCCAGAGTGCCATGAGTAGAAGCAGAAAGACCTCTCAGCAGTGGATCTAGAATGCTGATGTCTCCCTAGGACTGGAAGAGCCTCCTGATGCCTGCATCTTGGCAAGTCCCTCCAAGAAAGAGAAGTAGGGGGGCACTGAGCTAGCAGTGAACCCGTGAATTGGCCAAGTTTTTCATGAACTATGATCAAATCTTGAAACAACTGAGAGTGATCTTGAAATGATTAGAAAATCATTTTCCACACTGCTGTCACTGCAAGGTGTTCACCTGTGTGGCAGATGTGGCCCTCTGGCCCTCAGGTGGCAGGAGCAGAGCCCAGGCCAGGAGCCAGAAAACCAACCTAGGGGATGGGGCCAAAGGAAGAGGTCTACTACGAGCTGAGGCTGGGCACACAGGCAGGTCAAAGATGGCCCATCTTTCCTTCATTGGGAGAATTCATATAGCCATAATTTCCTCGTATTTTGCTGTCATCCAAATGTTCAGGCTCTCCATGTTAGATGACTTCTGGATCCTGTGGACGATGGATCCTGTGGATCCCCAGGATGATGGATCCTGGGAGAGCTCCATGTTAGATGACTTCTGGATCCTCAGGATGACGGATCACGGAAGAGCTCCAAGTTAGATGGCCTCTGATCCTCAGGACAATGGATCATGAGGGAGCTCCACATCACATGCCATGTGGATCCTCAGGATAACGAATCCCAGCAGAGTTCCACATTAGATGACCTGTGAATACTCAGGACAATGGATCCTGAGGGAGATACATGTTAGATGACCTCTGATCCTCAGGACAGATTGTGAGGGAACTCCACATCCCATGACGTGTGGATCCGCAGGATGATGGATCTCAGGGGAGTTCCAGGATAGATGACCTCTGGATACCTAGGATGACAGTTCCCAGGGGAGCTCCATATTTGATGACCTCTCATCCTCAGGATGATGGATCCTGGGGGAGCTCCATGTTAGGTGACCTGTGGATCCTCAGGACAATGGATCCCAGGGGAGCTCCATGCTAAATGACCTGAGTATCCTCTGGACAATGGATCCCAGGGGAGCTTCACGTTAGATGACCTGTGGATCCTCAGGACAATGGATTGCAGGAGAGCTCCATTTTTGATGACCTGTGGATCCTCAGGACGATGGATCCTGGGAGAGCTCTATGTTAGATAGCCTGCAAATCCTCAGGATGATGGATCCTGGGAGAGCTCCATGTTAGATGACCTGTGGATCCTCAGGACAATGGATCCCGTAAGAGATTCACATTACATGACCTGTGGATCCTCAGGGCAATGGATCCCAGAAGAACTCCACCTTACATGACCTGTGGATCCTCAGGACAATGGATCCCAGGAGAACTCCATGTTACATGACCTCTGATCCCCAGGATGATGGATCCCTGGGGAGCTCCACGTTAGATGACCTGTGGATCCACAGGAGAGCTCCCTGGGTGACTGCTCTGTCAcactctccatctctctcttgcccaaatatctagttttttatttctcagtCCTATCTATTCTGTGATTCAAATCATCAACATAACTTTGGATTCCAACAACCTTGTTTTTCATCCCAAGTATCTTTAATTGGCTTTTAATATAAGCACACTAAAAGGACTCAGGAAGCTGCTGGTTTATTTGAATAAGCATTGAGGAATTCCATGCATCTGTATCTTTGACAGAACATACAAAGCAGAGGCAAGAGGGACATTGGAAGCAGATGGACTACTGTCAGGATCCTGGGAGGAGGACTTGGAGGCACATGACAACACAAAGTGAGGGCCCTGGCTGGGATGGGCAGGGAGGAGTGGAGCAGAAATGGGGCTAGAGTTTGCGGATGGGGGAACGTTCAGGTGGAAGAAAGGGAGGCTGCCAGCAATATGGGTGACAGAGGTTAGTGTGCAGTGTGGGCAAGGTACACTGGGACCTCGTGCACGTAGGTGCCACTGGAGGTCTGCATGATGCGCAAAAAAGCTGAGCCACCCAGAGGCCTGAACCCGATACAGGGATAGAGGGCCAATATGGGCTGCCTGGCCACAGCCGCAGGCCCAGGAGCAGGAGGTGGCTCCTGAAACCCCACCTCAGGCTGGGCTGCATGGGGACCGGGGCCTTCCTGCACAATTCCGGGCATAGGAGCTGCTTCAGTAAAAGAGAAGGCTGGGTTCTGCCCGGCTTCCGGTTCCCCCTGGTGGCCTGGCTCTCCATGGTAGTTCAGATGGAGGTACACGTCTGGCCCCTCTCTCTGGCCGGGGACCCTGCGGAGCACGACCCCACTGCCACGGCCTCGACCTGCCCGCCAGCTTCCTCCCCTGCGCCAGCCTCTTCCTGCAGGACGAGCCAGCTCTGCGCGAGCTGGGGGCTCCCATCTCATGGGTTTCACATAAGCAGTGGGTTTTGCGAGTTGGACTGGCTCTATAGGGTCTTCATGGTCCACACCAGAGCAGCCTGGCTCTGTAGGAGGCCCACCTGAAgctaaaagagaagcagagtgtGAGGAGATGGAGTAGGGGCCGCCCAGGAAGCCTTCAGGAAGGGAGACAAGGAAAGGGGTTCAGGGAGGGCCCAGGggaacccaggcaaacagtgtgaAGGTCAGGAGATGCCCTCAGGAGCACTGTCTGTCCAAGGGCCTAGCCTGGGCTCAGCACTTTCCATGAGCCTCTCAAGTCTTTGCAATGACCTTGTCAGTCAGATATTATGACCGCCATTTTACTAATAAGTAAATGAGTCTACAGTTCCCTGCAGAGGCTGAGTTTGAATAAAAATGACATGTTGCCTGCCCTTGCTGTGCTTAAACCTCAGTAGGAGAGACAAACAGAACACCTAAAAATGAATGATGCTAATGAGTGACCAGCTGGGAGGTGAAGGGTATCATAAGGGAGGTGGCTCCGGATCCAGAATGCTGGGGTTGTATTCCCAGGCACCTTCACTTATCTGGGCATCAGTGCCCCTTTTC
The sequence above is drawn from the Rhinopithecus roxellana isolate Shanxi Qingling unplaced genomic scaffold, ASM756505v1 contig5434, whole genome shotgun sequence genome and encodes:
- the LOC115896146 gene encoding proline-rich protein 20G-like — protein: MEEPRRSKRLRSMAPNQASGGPPTEPGCSGVDHEDPIEPVQLAKPTAYVKPMRWEPPARAELARPAGRGWRRGGSWRAGRGRGSGVVLRRVPGQREGPDVYLHLNYHGEPGHQGEPEAGQNPAFSFTEAAPMPGIVQEGPGPHAAQPEVGFQEPPPAPGPAAVARQPILALYPCIGFRPLGGSAFLRIMQTSSGTYVHEVPVYLAHTAH